AACAACATTGAAAATTTAGAAAAAATCATGATCCAATCTGGGGTAGAGATTGAAAACATCGTGATCAATTCTTATGCAGCCTCGATTGCTACCTTGTCTAATGATGAAAGGGAATTGGGCGTGGCTTGCGTGGATATAGGCGGAGAGACATGCAACCTTACGATTTATAGCGGCAATTCTATACGCTATAACAAATACTTACCCATAGGCTCTCACCATTTAAGCACGGATTTGTCGTGCATGCTCAACACCCCATTCCCTTACGCTGAAGAAGTTAAGATCAAATACGGGGATCTTTCTTTTGGAAGCGGCGAAGAAACGCCCTCTCAAAATGTCCAAATCCCTACCACCGGATCGGATGGCAATGAAAGCCATGTAGTGCCTCTTAGCAGAATCCAAACTATCATGAGAGACAGGGCTTTAGAAACTTTTGAAATCATCCACAGGAGCATTCAAGATAGCGGTTTAGAAGAGCATTTGGGTGGGGGCGTTGTTTTAACCGGAGGGATGGCTTTAATGAAAGGGATCAAAGAGCTGGCTAAAGCCCATTTCACTAATTACCCCGTGCGTTTGGCCGCCCCTATGGAAAAATACAATATCATGGGCATGTTTGAAGACTTGAAAGACCCTCGCTTTTCAGTCGTGGTTGGCTTGATTTTATACAAAGCAGGGGGGCATACCAATTATGAAAGAGACTCTAAAGGGATTATCCGCTACCATGAAAGCGATGATTACACAAGAACAGCCCCTCAATCAAGCCCTACCCCCCATATCCATTCATCGCCTACAGAAAGGAATTTGAGCGATTTAAAAGCCCCTAGCGCTCCTTTAAACACCGCTAAAAACGATGATTTCTTACCTGTAAAATCCACCGAACAAAAAGGTTTTTTTAAAAGTTTCCTTGATAAGATTTCTAAAATCTTTTAAGATACAGCAATTTCTTTATGCGATAAAAACGCCTTAATAGTTATCAAAAGCTAGAAAACATGGTATAATCCTTTAGATATTCATCAAAGTTTAAGATTTGCAAAAATCGTATCTCAAGGGGAATGTGGCTATGGTTCATCAATCAGAGATGGAAAATTATAATATCGGTCAAGCGAGCATTGAAGAAGTAAGCGATCCAGCTTATAAAGGGGCTAAGATTGTCGTCATCGGTGTTGGAGGTGGGGGGTCTAACATGATCAAACACCTGGTTGAATACGGCGTGCATCAAGATGTTACCCCCATTGCAACGAACACTGATGGCCAACATCTCAAAAACAATCCTGCTCCGGTTAAGATCCTTTTAGGCAAAGAATCCACTGGAGGTTTAGGCGCTGGGGGGGTTCCTGATATTGGTAGAAAAGCCGCCGAAGAAAGTGCTAATGAAATTAGAGAAGCGATTAAGGACGCCAAATTAGTCATTGTCTCTACAGGGCTTGGAGGAGGGACTGGGACTGGAGCCACCCCTACTATCGTTAAAATCGCAAAAGAAGTGGGAGCACTCACGATCGCTATCGTTACCAAGCCTTTCAAATACGAAGGGAATCAAAAAAGAAAGAGGGCTGAAGAGGGATTGAAAGAATTGGAGCAATCTAGCGATTCTATTTTAGTTATCCCTAATGACAAAATCCTTCTCACCATGAAAAAAAACGCTAGCACCACGGAATGTTATAGGGAAGTTGATGATGTCTTGGTTAGGGCTGTGAGTGGCATTTCTACTATCATCACTAAACCCGGTAATATCAATGTTGATTTTGCCGATTTAAAGAGTGCTCTTGGTTTTAAAGGCTTTGCGTTAATGGGTATTGGTGAAGCCACTGGCGAAGAATCCGCTAAATTAGCAGTGGAAAACGCGATCCAATCGCCTCTTCTTGATGACGCTTCTATTGAAGGGGCTAAGAGCATTATTGTCTTTTTTGAGCACCACCCTGATTATCCTATGATGGCTTATTCTCAAGCGTGCGATTTTATTCAAGATCAAGCCCATCAAGATGTTGATGTTAAGTTTGGCCAACACACGAGCGATCATATCCCCATTGATCATGTGCGCGTTACTATCATTGCAACCGGTGCTGAAAGAAACAGCACTGGAGCGAGTTTAGAATCTATCGCTACGCCCTCTCAGCCTGTGGTGAAACAAGCAAGAAAAGTGGGTAATGGCGGGTATTTAAAGATCCCTACTGAAGAAGAGCTATCCATACCCACAACCATGAGAATCCAGCAAGATTAATTGCAGATCTCGCTTTTCTCCCCTATTTTTATAGGGCTATCATAAAGTAGTTTGTTGGGTTTTTTCTCATTCGTTTTTTTAGAATGAAATTAAAAAGCTTTGGATTTTCTGTGTGCTGACTTTTAGAGTATTTGGGGGATTTTAAAGTGCTTAAATGGGGAAATTATCCCAAAACACCCCCTCGTTAATAAAACACTAGAAACTCATTTGGCAAAAACCAAGGGCTTTGTTGTTCATGCTTGCCACCCATAGATCCATTATAGATTTGTGAAGTCAATGCATTTTTGACTGAATTGAGCTTCATATCTCATCAAATACAGATAATATTTGTCCCATCAAAATCATTGACAGCAGCAGTGATTTTATCAAACAAGTCATCACTTTCTTTGATAATCTTTTTTCAAAAGATCGCACACATCAGTAAGAAACTCTCGCTCATTGGCTTTATGAGTCTTCTAACACGCTCGCAATAAGGCTCTGACTTTAGAGTCTTCAATTCTTTCTAAAAATCATAATTCAATAACATAACTTGCTCCTTTTTAGAGTGTTAGCCTTAGCGATCTTTAATTATTCTAGATCAAACTCATTCCTCTTCTTGCCCTTCTATGTGTAAAACAGGCGTGATAATTTCATGCAAAAAGTCGTATCGCTCTTGGAGAGATTTCTCATTCCACTTCCTATAATTGCTATACAATTCTTTAGTGATGTCATAACAGCTAATCACTTTGCTCATGTCTTTGCCGCCATAAATTTCTCTTTTTTCATCAAAATCCCCGTTTAAAGCTTGTGCGTTCTTTTTACGCTTTAAAAGGGTTAAATTCGCGATATTATTTAACCATTTTTCTCTTTTTTCTTGGTCAAAATCTGCGTTCCATTGACTGCCTCTTTTGGGCTTTTGGGGCAAAATATGCTCCACTTGGGTTTCTGCATCCATAACGATAAAATTGGGTTTCTCTTCATCTGTCATGAAATAATTAGCTAGGGCTAAGACAGGACACGCCCATTTGCTAGAATAAGCAGAAGAGCTATCCCATAAATTATAGTGGTATTGGTCAAAGGTGTTATGAAATGCTATGTTATTCAATATAAGCTCCTTAATGGTTTTAATACCCTTATTGCTTTTAACATTTTTGATAATGTTGATATTCGTTGACTTGATGCGCGTGATCGTGCCTCCTGCAATCCAAGTTTGATAATAATAAGACACCAAAAGCTTTTTCAAAGCATCAAAATCAGGGTATTTGACATAAAGGGCTGTCGTTAAAATACTGGCCCAAAATCTGGAGGGAAGGTATCTTAATAAGTAAATGTATCGGTCTTGTTTTTTTAACAAATCGGTATAAGATTTCATAAAAGCGCTCACATCATAAATAAACCCGCAAGCGTCTTTTTTGCTGTCTTTGAACACCTTTTTTAATCCCTTATCGGCTCTCTTTTTAGAAACGCTAGGGTCAGCGTATTCCAAATACATGTTAAAAAAGTCTTCCAAATCAATATCTGTGCCTTCAACACTCTTGCAAGCTTCAACCAATTTGTCCCAAGTGGTTATAAAATCCTTACGCTTTTCACTATCTTGTTTGATTTCTTGCATTAAACTGGATTTTAAAATATCAATAGGGCTTAAGGGTTGGCCTCTGTCGTTTAACACTTGAAAGATTTGCATCGCGCTGTCTTCTTCAAAACAAACGATCCTGGTCAAAACAATGTGCTCATAAAACCATTTGACAAAATCATCAATATCGCTTATTGAACCATTTTTTATGCTCTCATCCAAGAGCTCCTTGAAATAATAAGCGTTACGCCAATAAGTGTTTTCTTCAAATTTCTTATGCAACTCGCTCTTTTTAAGGTTGTCTTCAAACTCCAAATTGTTTAACACCGTGTTTTCAAAATCCTGCTTGTAATTTTGAGCGGTTAAGAACCTCAGACGATTTTTGTCTTTATCAAATCTGTCATAAATACTCTCTTCAATAAAAGCTTTAGATTTTGGCTCAAGACTGTGTTTATAAAGCTTTAAAATCGTGCAAGCTAAAATGATAAAACTCGTTAATCGCTGTTGACCATCCACAACATCCCATCTTTCATCTTTTTGATTTTTGGCAATCACAATAGAGCCGCAAAAATACTCATCTTCTCTGTTGCTTGTATAGCTGCCCACCAAATCATCAATCAAAGCCCCTAAATGATCTTTATCCCACACATAAGGGCGTTGGTAATCAGGAACTTGATAAAAATATTCCCTATCCGCTAAAATTTGATGGAGTTTTTTTAACTCTACTTCTACTTTTGCCATCATTTCTCCTTTGAATTGAACTCGGTAAGCCCCACTGATTTAAAAATGGGGCTTATGGAATCCAATGGTTTAAAGATGTTATGCGGGTTATTGCACGGGTTAATGGAAGGGGGAATGATAAAAAGCAGGGGATTTTTAAGTCGGTTTTGGTAAAAGTTATAAGAATAGGGTAGCGTTGCTTGATGGCTTGGATGGTTGGATGCCATTTCTACCCCTTTTTAAAAAAAAGATGACATGGGGTATTATATCTAACTATTACCAATAAAGGCTTAAAACTTCTTTTAACTTCTAAAACTAGTTGCTCCATTATAGATTTGAGAAGTCAATGCATTTTTAAAGGGTTATCAGTATCAAAGATAAATTAATAGTGCTTATTTAAGCTGTTATATGCGATGTCTTTAACACCAACGCATAAACTAGGTCTGTGTTCTCTGCTTGCATTATCGCTAAGTTATATGCCCTACGACCAGAGATAACCGCTATTGAGCAGTTTAACATTCGCTCGTATAATCGGCTCATAGATAAAGCACTGATATTCATCTTTTAAGCCATTGAAAATGTTTTTAAAATCGCTTGGCATGGGTTACTCCTTTAAAATTCAAGCATTACTATAATCAATACGCCCCACACCAATCACTTAGAAGAGTCTTGATTTTTAATAGCAATATCTAGCTTATTGAAAGGGATTTCAATGTGGTTAGCATCTAGGGCGTTTTTGATGCGTTCAATGAGTTCGCTGCGCACATTAAAGATCCCATCTTCAATCTTTGCCCAAACTCTAATGGTGAAATTCAATGAACTGGATCCAAAATCCGTGATTCCAATAAAAGTGGGCATGTTTTTATCAATTTTATCCATTGCGTCAATAACATCTTTTATAGTCTTATGCACCAGTTCAATATCGCTCCCATACCCTAGCCCACAAACCCATTCAATGCGCCGACATGCAGTGTTATTACTATTGATAATATTAGAATTAGCGACACTTCTATTGGGCAAAACCGCCAAACGCCCGTCATGCAAGCGTAAAGAAGTATTAAAAAAATTAAGTGCTTCTACTTTGCCCTCCAGACTAGAGATTTCAATGATGTCTCCTTTTTTGAAAGGGTGTAAAATGATAAGGATTATCCCTCCAGCAATGCTTGAAAGATAATCTTTTAAAGCCAACGCCACAGCAATCCCCACCGTTCCTAAAACAGTGATAATAGAGGTGGTTTGCACGCCTAGCGTGCTTAGCGCAATGATTGTAGTGATGATAAGGATTAAGATAAAAGTAACCTGTGCGACAAAATTCGCTAAAATCTCATCCTTTTTGGATAAAAGTTTCATGGTTTTGTTTCGTAAGAAAAACGAAAAATAAAAACCTACACAAAAGACAATGACAGCCTTGATCAAGATTATCCCAAAATGCTTTGCCTGCGGGAAAAAATCCACTAACAGCGTTTTAATTTCATCCATAAATTTTTCCTTGCAAATCACAAAATCGCTAGAAACGACAAGATAACTTATCCTATCGTTATGTAGCTAGTTTTGACATGTTAGCATGTTTAGGACTAACCTTATTATCATAACTCAAACGCTCAATCTAGCGTTAGTGTCAAATTGATTGGCTTTAACACGCTGTCTAATGAAAAAGGGTTTTTAGCATTGAACCTAGAGGCCACTTTATGCGCACCCCATACTTGATGGCTAGCGCTCACTATATGGCAATGGTTTTTCTCTAGCTTGGCTTTAATGGATTTTATACAACCTAGAAAGGAGCGGTTATGCTGTATTTTTCTTTTTTTAGTAAGTTCATCAAACGCCTTTAAGTTAGGGTTATTTATAGCTTCACTTAAGGTCATTTTTAAAGTCGGTTTAATTTTGTAAGTTCTCATAGCATGAATAAGGCTTGGACTGACTTTATCGCTAGTTATATTAAAATTTTTATTGGTTCCTAACACGCTATCCAACCTGAACGACTTTTTCATATCTACATAACCGAAAGTGCCTATTACCCCACCCGTTGTGCTAGTTTTCATTCTATTAGCGTCAAGTTTGGCTTTTAAACTTTGTAAGGTGTTTTCAACTATTTGTGTGGGTTTATAGAAAAAGAACTTCCTTCCGTGTATTTTTGAATAAGCATTTTGAAAGGATTTAGCGCTAGGGTTCGTATCGCTACCAAAACTGACAAGCTCTGATTTTCCTATCAACTGCCCTAATTTACAATGCCTGCGTATTTTACCAAAGAAGTCATAAGCTCAACCCCATTAGGGTTTTGTGTGGTGCAAATGAGACTAAATCTAGCATAAACCTTACCGCCTTTTTCTACCACTTCAGGACACCACGCAATGCTATTTTACTCGAACTTATTCCCTAGTTCAATAAGTTCTTTTTTAAAAGATTTGGTTATTTTTTTCATTCTTTTATTGATTTATAGCGGTTAAAGTCGTTTAAATCCATTGATAGCGTTCTTTTAAGAAATCGTGCGCAGATACCCGTTTTCGCTCAGCATGACATACAAGCGCCCCATGATTTCTTTCTTTTCTTCCATATCCAGTTTGTTGTTGTCTTCAATTTTTTGTTTTAAAAGGCGCTCGATTTCTTTAGTGTCATAGTCCAAATCATCTAGCACATCTAAAATCGTTTGGGCTTCGCAAATATCTTCCACTTCATAATCGCCTTTTTCATCAAAAACCACGCTAAATTCCGTAGGGTGCGTGAATAAATTGTGTTTCATGCCTAAAACTTCTTGATACGCTCCCACTAAAAAGAACGCTAAAAAGTATTCTTCTTCATCCACATCTATATCATGCAAAAACAAGGGCTTTGTGGAATCAAAAGCGATTTCCCCATCGCTATCGCAAGTAATATCCCACAAGCTCGCACTCCTGGTGGGCTTTTCATCTAATTTATTCAAGGGCATGACCGGGAAATTCTGTCTCAAGCCCCAATAATCAGGCAAGCTTTGGAAAAACGAGCAATTCAATAAATAGCGCTCTTGGACTTGCTCTTGAATGCGTAAAATATCATTATGATCCTTAACATAAAGCAATTGCACCGCTTTTTTGACGATCAAATGGGCTAAAACTTCAGTATTGCTCCTGTCAATCAAATCAATATAGCCCAAATCAAAAAGCGTGAATAGCGACTCGGTGTGATCAAAACTATCATGCAAGTATTCAATGGCGTTTTTTTCATTGATGTTAGCGAGCAAGTCTAGCATTTCATCAATCAAGGGAGGGTTATTACTTTCTTTGATTTTTAGGGATTTTTCATTGTATTCATGCGAAAACAATTCTAACACCGGGGCCACTAAAACGGCATGGTTAGCGGAAATATAACGGCCTGATTCAATGAAAATATCCGGCTCTATTTCTTGCTTATTTTTCACAATTTCCCTCAATAAAAACACCACATCAGCGCTGAATTCCTCTAAAGTGTAGTTTTTATCTTGGTGGTGCTTGTGTTGGGTATATTCTACGGCTAACCCCCCTCCAATATTCACGCTATTAAGATTCTTAGCGCCCATTTTACGCAATTCTGCATACAAGTTTCCCGCTTCTCTTAAAGCCTTTTTTAAGGGCGAAATATCGCTAATTTGAGAGCCTATGTGGAAATGTATCATGTGAAAATGCTCTAACAAGTCGTTTTCTTCTAAAAGGCGCATCGCTTCTAAAACTTCAGTGCTGCTAAGACCAAATTTAGAATTGATCCCCCCACTCTTTGCCCAAACGCCAGTACCAGTGCTGTGCAAACGGATGCGAATGCCAATTTTAGGGCAGGCTAAAAACTCGTTTTGTTTAGCCACGGCGATAATGGTTTTTAACTCATTCAAACCCTCAATCGTTAAAGTGATTTCATGCTGCATGCTTTTAGCGATAAAGCCAAGCTCAATCATTTCTTTGTCTTTAAAGCCATTCACGGTGATAGGGGCTGTGGGGTTAGTGTAACTCATCGCAATGATGAGTTCAGATTTACTCCCGGCCTCTAAACCATAATCTAAACCCTTAGCCCCTTGCACTAAAGGGAAAACAAACGAGGGCATTTGATTGACTTTTAAAGGGAAAACCGCTTTAAAAGCCCCGCTGTATTGATACTCTTTAATCGCTAAAGAAAACGCATCAAACAGGCTTTTGATTTGTTTTTGCACCAAATGAGGGAATCGCACCAACAAAGGCCCTCTATAACCCTTATCGCGCACGCTTTGAACGATTTCTAAAAGCGAGGGGTTTTTGCCATGACAAATTTTAACCAAGCCTTTTTCTATCTTAAATTCGTTATTGCTCCAAAATTTAATCCCATAATCATGGACTTCTTGCATTTTTTATCCTTTTGTTACGATAAGGTTTTAAAGAGATAAGGGTTATTTTTAAAATCTCTGATCGCTTCTTCATAAACTTTTTCAATTTGAATGACTGAATTTTCTAAAGTGTAATTTAAAGCGCTTTTAGCGTATTCGTTTTGCATTCTTTCTCTTTCAAGCTTGTTTTCTAACCACCAATCTATTTTAGCACTCAAATCTTTAGCGTTATTAGGCTCAAATAGCGATCGTTCATCCAGTGCGAATTGCCTGGTCGCGCTTAAAGGGCTATTAGCGATAATAGGCACAATCCCCACGCTAATGGCTTCTAAACACGCAATCGCTTCGCTTTCCACATTGGCTGTATGCACATAAAGGGTGCAAGTTTTTAAAATCTCTAACAATTCATTGGAATTGACAAACCCAAACTCCGTTTTTACGCCTAGTTTTTGGGCTAGAAGTTTGATTTTTTTCTCATCAGGCCCTTTGCCTTTGAGTAATAACACAATATCTTGTTTGTATCGGCTTAAAGCAACCGCTTTGATTAAAACGCTTTGATTTTTTTCATTAGAATAGCGCCCTACCATAGCGATTTTAAAGGGTGTGGTGTCAAAAAGGCTTTTTTGCGGGTGTTCCAATCTAAACATGGGATCAAAGCCGTTAGAAATAGCGTATTTTTTCCCTCCATAGTTGTATTTTTCTAATTCTTCTACAATGAATTTTGACGGGCAATGGATATGATGGATATAGCGGTAATGCGAAGATTTAAACCACGAAAAAAGCATCATGTTAAACCAAGAAAACCACCCCAATTTCATGTTATAAGAAATATGCTCTGGCTGTAAATGGAAAGAGCCAATATAAGGCACTTGCATTGCTCGTGCGATTTTTACGGCTGTTTTTTCTAGCAAAAAAGGCAAGTAAGTATGGATTATATCCGCTCCCTTAAAAGCCTTTCTTAAGATTTTTTCATCCGGTTTAGCAAAAAGGATGTGTTGTTTGTGTGAAATTTCTGTAACTAGGGGGATGTAGCGCTCTTTAAGGTTGTAATACCCCTCTTCTTCGCTCCCTAAATTATCCACATAAGGGGCAACCACTCTCATAACATGCCCTCTTTTTTTCAGCGCTTCAAAAAAACGAAACGCTGTCATAGAAGTGCCGTTACTGGTGTCTTTAAAGCTATCCACGACTAAAACAATAACCATTTAACTACTCTTCTTTAAAATTGAATTTAAAAGGCTTTTTATCAAACACCACGATTTCTATCATTCCCTCTAAAACCTGAATGTCTAACACAAACGCCTCTATCCTTATTTCAGCTTTTTTCACGCCATCTTGAACCACTTGCGCTTTAATGAGCGCTTCTTGATTCAATTCTAGGGGGGCATAAAAATTGATGTTATTAGAAACCACCACGCTGTGTCTTTTATTCAACGCGCACAAGGCCGCATAATTGCACGCAATAAGCACAAACCCGGCATGCACAAAATTTTCTTCATACACCATGCTTTCATTGCCCTTGAAACGCGCATGGGCTATATCTTTTTCTAAAACAACCAATTCAGTGCCAACGCTTGGTTTGAAATTCTTACAAGTCTCTAAAGAGTCATAATCCACACGAACGACTGATTCTTGCACTATCTTAATCCTTTATTGAAACTAACGCTTGCTTGGTTTAAGCATTTTAAAATACCCCCTTAAAGGAGCGTCATACCCCTCTAAAGTTTTAGAGTGATCGGTTTTATTCAAAAAATCTTCCAAACTCTGCCCCAAAATAAAATCCGTTTTACGCTGTTCTTTAGGCGTGGTCTTTAAAACGCTAATAATCTCAAAATTTTCAAACCCTACCCTTTCGCACCACCCTTTCAAAGCGCTAACACTGGGGATAAAATAAACATTTTTCATTTTAGCATAAGTTTTTTTAGGGCAAAGGGCGATGTCTAAGGGCGAATCAACAATAAGCGTATCCAACACCAACTCCCCTCTCATCTTTAAAGCATGATACAAGGCTTTTAAAGCCTCTAGCGGGCTTTTTCTATGGTATAGCACCCCTAAGCAAAAAATGACATCAAAAGCGTTAGGGTATTTTTCACACAAATCCTCTACCCCTAAAGACTCATAAATAATTTTTTTTTCTTTATCAAAAAAGGGGGCTAAAAATTCAAATTGTTTTTTGACTAAAACGCCCGGATCAAACCCCACCAAACTTTTAGGCCCATGTTCTAGCATTTTAAACAAGTAATAGCCGTTATTGCAACCCACATCAGCCACAACCTTATCTTTTAAAGGAGTGGCGTTTTTGACTAGATCCCATTTAATAGAGCTATCCCATTCGCTATCAATCTTAATTTGAGAAATTTCAAAAGGGCCTTTACGCCATGGCCTTAACGCCATGATTTCTTCTAAAAGGGTTTTTGGATTAACTTTATCGTTACAAATGAGCATGACTTACCATAGCGTGGGGGTTTTTTTAAAAAAGGGGGGATTTAAAAGGGATTCTAAATGATGAGAGCTAATCCCATAAATAAAAGCGAAATTAAACGCTAAATTTTTTAATTGCTTTTTTAAGTTGTTTTGGGTGGTGTAAAAATAAGGGTTGGTTTTTTTAAAGAAAGCCGTGCTGTTTTTACGACAAAACACGACAATTTTCCCCCACGATAAAGTCTCAAAGGCTTTTTGAAGCATCATTTCAAACAATTCTTTTGAAGTCTCAGCGACAACCACTCTTGCCGTTGCACCATAAGGGGCTATTTCTAGATTCTTATTCACAAAAAAGGGTTTGCAATGATCTAAAGGGTATTCTTTTTTGCCCAAAAGATTCAAATCAAACTCAATTTGTAATTTCTCGCACAATTGAATGACCCTTTTTAAAGGCTCTAAAAAGATGCATGGCATTTTTAATTCATACTCTTGTTTTTCATAGACTAAAGCACTGCAAAAAAACGATTGGTTGAGAATCATTAAACGACTTTCTTTTAAATCTTCTTTTAAACGCTCTTGCTTATAAAACAAATGAAGCCACTCCAATTTATCAAAAAAGGCTATTTTACACCCCTCTATAATGAATAAATCTTCAAGGCTCTCTTTCAAGCACCACACAAAAGCACTCACCATGATTTTAGAAGCGATCTCTAATTCTATAGGGCTTAAAAGCGCTCCAACCACGCACTCATTCAACAAGCAAAATTTAAACAAATGATTCAAAGAATGCTCTATATCTTTAAGCTTGATCCATGCCACATCCCTATCGCTTAAAGGATATTCTCCTGCGTATAAAATCCCATAAGCCCCTAACTCTAAGGCTTTAGGAATGAGAGCATGATCTTTAGCTACAAATAAAGAGCCTTTTTGGACTTTGTTTAAAGACAAAACAATAGAATTAAAATAGCTGATTGAGGGTGTGTTTTGCAATTCGCCCAAACTCAATTCTACGGCTTCATTCACCCCTAATCGCATTTAGCTGATCAAACTTCCTGTAATTTTTTCTCTTGTAGGGCTGATTAAGGCTAGATTATCATTATCTCGCACCGATAAAATCATGCCCTCACTCATTTCACCCATAAGCTTTGCGGGTTTTAAATTAGCCACCACGCACACCATTTGACCCACCAAGCTTTCAGGCTCATAATCCAAAGCGATTCCTGAGATAATCTGCCTCAAATAACCTTCGCCTAAATCCACTTTTAAGCGCAGTAATTTATTGGATTTTTCAATCCTTTGAGCTTCTTTGATAAGCCCCACTTTAATCTCTACTTTTTTAAAATCCTCAATGCCGATATAGTTTTCTTGTTTTAGTGGGGCTTTTTCTTTTGCGTCTTTTTTTTCTTTTTCGTTTTTTTCTGGTAAGATTTCTCCCGCTTTTTCAGTCTTTTCAATTTTCTCCATTTTGGAAAATAAAGGCTCGGTGTCTTGTAAAATCATATCTTGTAATTTTTTAGCTTTAAAAAAGCGTTCGTAATTATTGGGCGTGATTTCTGCACAAAAAGCGCTCGCTAATTTCATAGCACTCCTTGGCATGAACGCATAGAGCAAAAAGCTTGATTGTAAAAGCGCATTTGCGATCAAACTCAATAAGGCTTCTAGTTTTTCTGATTTGTTGTTTTTGTGCAAAACCCACGGCTCTTCTTTAGCGATGATTTTGTTTAAAAAATCATAAATGTTAAACAACTCCTCTAAAGCTTTATGCAATTGCATTTTAGGCACAAAAGAATTAGCGTTATCTAAGATTTGATGCACTTTTTCTAGCTCTTTAGGATAATAAGCGGTGATTTTTGCGCTTTTTAGAGAATAATTGAAATATTTTTTAGCCATGCCTAGTAAGCGATTCAACAAATTCCCCAAATCGTTATTCAAATTCGCATTGATCCTTTCTATTAACGCTTTTTTAGAAAAATCCCCATCTTGCCCAAAAGGCACTTCACGCAATAAAAAATAGCGTAATTCTTCAATCCCATACTCCATAGCGAGCTTTTGAGCGTCTAAAACATTACCCAAGCTCTTACTCATTTTCACGCCCTCTATCGTCCACCACCCATGCACGCAAAGCTGTTTGAATAAGGGCAAATTCAAACTCATCAAAAAAGCTGGCCAATAAATGGCATGGAAGCGCAAAATATCCTTACCCACAATATGCCTAGCGCATTCAAAATGTGCCATTTTATTGTCTAAATCATTCAAATACCCTAGCGCGCTCGTATAATTCAATAAAGCGTCCAGCCAAACATACACCACATGTTTAGGATCGTTCATTTTTTTAGGCAAAGGAATGCCCCACTCAAAGCTCGTGCGCGTGATAGACAGATCCAATAAACCCTGCTCAATAAAAGAAGTTACCTCATTTTTACGATAAACGGGCAAAATCGCTTCAGGATTTTTAGCGTAAAAATCCAATAAAGGCTTCTCATACGCACTCAATCTAAAAAAATAACTCTCTTCTTCTAAAAGCGTGGTCTCTCTCAAGCAATCAGGGCATAGGACTTTATCGTTCGTATTATCCGCTTTAGAGATCGCACAATAACTCTCACAGCTCACGCAATAATACCCGCTATAAGTGCCTTTA
This region of Helicobacter pylori genomic DNA includes:
- the ftsA gene encoding cell division protein FtsA, translated to MQGEIMEHKEIVIGVDIGSRKICAIVAEFKEGILRIIGTAHQDSKEINSKAIKRGRINSLAHASNAIKEVINSAKKMAGLNADEDRNNPMPHFGEYHPKTKAIVSFSGAYTESIRDVTGVASTKDNVVTIDEINRAINNACAKAGLDNDKHILHALPYRFTLDKQEVNDPLGMSGTRLEVFIHIVYTEKNNIENLEKIMIQSGVEIENIVINSYAASIATLSNDERELGVACVDIGGETCNLTIYSGNSIRYNKYLPIGSHHLSTDLSCMLNTPFPYAEEVKIKYGDLSFGSGEETPSQNVQIPTTGSDGNESHVVPLSRIQTIMRDRALETFEIIHRSIQDSGLEEHLGGGVVLTGGMALMKGIKELAKAHFTNYPVRLAAPMEKYNIMGMFEDLKDPRFSVVVGLILYKAGGHTNYERDSKGIIRYHESDDYTRTAPQSSPTPHIHSSPTERNLSDLKAPSAPLNTAKNDDFLPVKSTEQKGFFKSFLDKISKIF
- the ftsZ gene encoding cell division protein FtsZ encodes the protein MVHQSEMENYNIGQASIEEVSDPAYKGAKIVVIGVGGGGSNMIKHLVEYGVHQDVTPIATNTDGQHLKNNPAPVKILLGKESTGGLGAGGVPDIGRKAAEESANEIREAIKDAKLVIVSTGLGGGTGTGATPTIVKIAKEVGALTIAIVTKPFKYEGNQKRKRAEEGLKELEQSSDSILVIPNDKILLTMKKNASTTECYREVDDVLVRAVSGISTIITKPGNINVDFADLKSALGFKGFALMGIGEATGEESAKLAVENAIQSPLLDDASIEGAKSIIVFFEHHPDYPMMAYSQACDFIQDQAHQDVDVKFGQHTSDHIPIDHVRVTIIATGAERNSTGASLESIATPSQPVVKQARKVGNGGYLKIPTEEELSIPTTMRIQQD
- a CDS encoding DUF262 domain-containing protein, producing the protein MAKVEVELKKLHQILADREYFYQVPDYQRPYVWDKDHLGALIDDLVGSYTSNREDEYFCGSIVIAKNQKDERWDVVDGQQRLTSFIILACTILKLYKHSLEPKSKAFIEESIYDRFDKDKNRLRFLTAQNYKQDFENTVLNNLEFEDNLKKSELHKKFEENTYWRNAYYFKELLDESIKNGSISDIDDFVKWFYEHIVLTRIVCFEEDSAMQIFQVLNDRGQPLSPIDILKSSLMQEIKQDSEKRKDFITTWDKLVEACKSVEGTDIDLEDFFNMYLEYADPSVSKKRADKGLKKVFKDSKKDACGFIYDVSAFMKSYTDLLKKQDRYIYLLRYLPSRFWASILTTALYVKYPDFDALKKLLVSYYYQTWIAGGTITRIKSTNINIIKNVKSNKGIKTIKELILNNIAFHNTFDQYHYNLWDSSSAYSSKWACPVLALANYFMTDEEKPNFIVMDAETQVEHILPQKPKRGSQWNADFDQEKREKWLNNIANLTLLKRKKNAQALNGDFDEKREIYGGKDMSKVISCYDITKELYSNYRKWNEKSLQERYDFLHEIITPVLHIEGQEEE
- the mscS gene encoding small-conductance mechanosensitive channel MscS — translated: MDEIKTLLVDFFPQAKHFGIILIKAVIVFCVGFYFSFFLRNKTMKLLSKKDEILANFVAQVTFILILIITTIIALSTLGVQTTSIITVLGTVGIAVALALKDYLSSIAGGIILIILHPFKKGDIIEISSLEGKVEALNFFNTSLRLHDGRLAVLPNRSVANSNIINSNNTACRRIEWVCGLGYGSDIELVHKTIKDVIDAMDKIDKNMPTFIGITDFGSSSLNFTIRVWAKIEDGIFNVRSELIERIKNALDANHIEIPFNKLDIAIKNQDSSK